The Maylandia zebra isolate NMK-2024a linkage group LG4, Mzebra_GT3a, whole genome shotgun sequence genome includes a window with the following:
- the rmi2 gene encoding recQ-mediated genome instability protein 2 — protein MSKVEKTDVERTRPPPVKVLSGQLRAAGNWGTADSGAGCVIRLGRGRSLPVSLVWMQGTVLEVQQDRDTVLLMDETGTFIVQGVNNIPKGKPCLSQGKYVMVMGIIQAISPEPAIRAVKMADLSELAALHRRMWKLEVDDLQQVLA, from the exons ATGTCCAAAGTAGAGAAGACAGACGTGGAAAGGACACGTCCCCCGCCTGTTAAAGTGCTGTCGGGACAGCTGAGGGCGGCAGGGAACTGGGGCACCGCTGATAGCGGGGCCGGCTGTGTAATTAGACTGGGCAGGGGACGCTCTTTGCCTGTCTCGCTGGTGTGGATGCAGGGGACTGTGCTGGAAGTCCAGCAGGACAGAGACACCGTGCTGTTGATGGATGAGACGGGGACTTTCATTGTTCAGGGTGTTAACAACATCCCCAAAGGGAAACCGTGCTTGTCCCAAG GGAAATATGTCATGGTGATGGGCATCATTCAGGCGATCTCACCAGAACCAGCCATCCGTGCAGTGAAGATGGCAGACCTCTCGGAGCTTGCTGCACTTCACAGACGGATGTGGAAGCTTGAGGTGGATGACCTGCAGCAGGTGCTGGCTTGA